The genomic segment CTTCGTCTAATACTGAGAAATCTTTGGTCTCTTTTAGGTAAGCATCAAGGATAAATGGTAACCATAATAAATCATCAGAACACTTGGTTCTTGGTCCACCACCGCGTATAGTGAACCACCAATGAAGAACATCACCTTCTTGGAATTGTTGCCCTGCATGCATTAAAATTTGTTTTCTGGTGTATTCTGGTTGATTAATGAGAAATATTTGAGAATCCTGTAGTTGATCACGGTAGCCAAAGCCAGCACTTGTTTGGTAGTAAGCTGATTTTCCCCATAGGCGGCATGAAATTGACTGATACTTTAGCCATATATTAGTCATAATATTCATAGCCTCATCAGGTGTATTTATTTTTTCTGTATCAATAAACTGAGTCCAGAAATGATGAACTTCTTCAAATGCCTTTTTTGAAGCTTCTACACTACTATACTTTTTTGCTAATTCCTTTGGGTCTTCTTTATCTTTCTGTCCTGCTCCAATGGTAAAGACAATGGTTTTACTTTCTCCAGGATTTAAGACTACTTCCACCTGTAGAGAAGCTGCTGCATCAACAAAGCGTCCAGTTCTCATAGCTAATTGATCATCTTTCATAGCTGCTGGTGATGCTTCTTGTCCATACATACCGATGAAAGATTCTTTATCTCCATCATAGGATTTAGGCTCTTCACTCACTGCATGGAATGCTGTATAGTCCCAATCAAGGTTATTACTACGACCTTTTTCATCTTTAAATCCCCATAAATATTTATTAACAAGCAGACCGTTAATGTCCTGATTATATTCTGAATCGATAAAAATTTTGTGGAACTCTCTATGTTCATCTGGTGCAAATCCTAAGCCCCATTCAAAATAGGAAGATACATCTAATGCTCGTCTACAATTACTGTCATTCTTAAGAGTCACTTCCATTATTTCTACAGGAGCATTTGGTACAACAAACACCTTCATTTCACTGTTAATATTATTTACTTTTTGACGAAAAATGGAGTATCCAATTCCATGTCTAACCTCGTAGTACTCATAATCAGCCATAACAGGTTTCCATGCAGCTGACCAAAATTCTTTTGTTTCAATATCACGAATATAGACATATTTCCCCCATGGGTCTTTAATAATATCTTGCATAGTTCGTGTAATTCTATTTTGTCCCGCATTCCCTCTCCAAGAATAACCTCCACCAGTTTGCGACACCATAAAACCATAATCACCATTACTGATAATATTTGCCCATGGCTTTGGCGTTCTAGGGTTTGTTATAACATATTCTCTGCCATCTTGGGTAAAATAACCATATTTATTCTCAAACTTTTTTACTTCTGACATCTTTATTCTCCCCTATTCTATTTCAATTCACTTTAATCTCCTTAATGAATGGCTGGATTAGTTTAGTTAATCCATCTCAAGTTGTTCAATTTTTTGAATAGCTTCATTAACCATTGCCTTATCATATACAAAAGCATCTTTCACTATTGTATAGATCTCTATTGCCTTATTCATTTCATTCTGTTCTTCATATAATTCGCCAACTCGTATCAAAATTTCAGGCAGATATCTGTTATCCAGTTGGAAATAGGATTTAAATGCATCTTTCCCCATACCAAGATCAATTTTCTCATTGATAATATGATCGATCTGAAGTTCTGCCTCTAAATAAATATTGGGCTTTGGTATAGCATAAGGGCTATCCCATATCTCCAAAGCTTGCTGCAATCCTCCTTGGTAGATATAACCCGATTCATCCTCTTTCAGTACCCTTTTTCCTTTTATAGCTACAATATAGTCACCTTTTTCAAAATTACTCATAGCCATTTCATAATATTCTTTTGAACGGTTATATGACTGAAGCCAAACCCAACTATATGAAACAATAATAAATCCTAATATGATTAAAACTAAGCGTAACTGTTGTTTTAACATGTCTCATCACTCCTATTTCAATCCCACTCCTGTAAATGCCTTTATAAAATTCTTTTGCATGAAAAAGAAAACAATTACAACAGGAAGGGTAATTAACGTGGTAGCTGCCCATATTTGTTCTAAGTTTTCACCTGGAATAGAGCTTTGAAACTTAAAAAGAGCTAATTGTAATGTCATAAGTGACTCGTCTCTAATATAAAGTAATGGTCCAAAAAAGTCATTCCATGCTCCCATAAAAGTTAGTATAGCTACTGTGGATAAAGCAGGTTTAGCCATGGGTAAAACCACCTTCCAAAATACCAACCACTCTGAACTACCATCAATTCTGGCAGCTTCTAAATAAGCATCCTCTATTTGCGTCATAAACTGCATCATCAAAAAAATATTATAAGCACTTATTGCTGCAGGTATAATAAGAACACGGTATGTATTTACCCATTCCCAATTGTACATCATCATGTATGTAGGTATGAGTAATAAAATACCTGGAATCATCATTGAGGCCAATATTATTTTCGTTAGAATTTCTTTTTCTGGGATATCGCACTTAACAATACCATATGCTACCATGGACGCAAAAATCGTATTCAACAATGTAATACTACCAGCAACAAAAATGGTGTTAGCAAATAATCTTGGTATATTTAATGTTTGAAAAACCCCAATATAACCTCTAAAAGATAACTCTGTTGGAAATGCATTAGGTTGATGCATAATTTCAGGACCAGTTTTAAAAGAATTCATAATCATAAAAGCAAAGGGATACATGACAACAAAAAGCCCTAGAATTAATAACGTATAAATAATAACCATTTTAGGTTTTACTTTTTTTATTGGAGTTCGATCTTTTTGCTTGTTCTTTGTCGGTTTACTTAAATTATTGAGCATTATTTGATCGCCTCCTCTTTATTTGAATTTAATATTTTCATTTGTAACATTGTTAGTGTGTATATCAATAAAGCCAACAGCAACCCTATCGCTGCTGCACTACCCATTTGCATTTTATCGAATCCTTTAGCATAAAGATACATGACTGGAGTTAACCCTGAATTGTAAGGTCCACCAAGTAAATCAAAGTTCATGAATACTTCCGTAAACATTTGTAGTCCATTTATAATATTCATCGTTAATACAAATATGATCTGTGGTTTTAACAAGGGTAAAGTTATTTTAAAGAGCTTCTTAAACCACCCTGCCCCATCTATATCTGCAGCCTCATATACATTTTGATTAATGGAAGCAAGTCCTCCAAGAA from the Vallitalea okinawensis genome contains:
- a CDS encoding GH36-type glycosyl hydrolase domain-containing protein; protein product: MSEVKKFENKYGYFTQDGREYVITNPRTPKPWANIISNGDYGFMVSQTGGGYSWRGNAGQNRITRTMQDIIKDPWGKYVYIRDIETKEFWSAAWKPVMADYEYYEVRHGIGYSIFRQKVNNINSEMKVFVVPNAPVEIMEVTLKNDSNCRRALDVSSYFEWGLGFAPDEHREFHKIFIDSEYNQDINGLLVNKYLWGFKDEKGRSNNLDWDYTAFHAVSEEPKSYDGDKESFIGMYGQEASPAAMKDDQLAMRTGRFVDAAASLQVEVVLNPGESKTIVFTIGAGQKDKEDPKELAKKYSSVEASKKAFEEVHHFWTQFIDTEKINTPDEAMNIMTNIWLKYQSISCRLWGKSAYYQTSAGFGYRDQLQDSQIFLINQPEYTRKQILMHAGQQFQEGDVLHWWFTIRGGGPRTKCSDDLLWLPFILDAYLKETKDFSVLDEVVPFLDGGEATVYEHCKRAIERVFQRFSPRGIPLMGDHDWNDGLSAIGQDWKGESFWVGEFLYMILTEFIPLAIDKGDQAFAEKCKGVNEAMKVSINKYGWDGKWYLQATTDEGLKVGSEENDEGQIFLNPQIWAVMSGVADKECSQKVMEGVTKYLLKDYGTLLLYPAYSKVRRDIGYITRYAPGLRENGGVYTHAATWAVWAYTMIGEPELAYEAYKRICPPNRSDDPDAYMSEPYVTPGNSDGPLSPYFGRGGWTWYTGSSQWLHRVGTQWILGVRPTYEGLLIDPSIPKDWDGYSYTRQFRNATYHISVDNSVHVSKGIKVIYVDGNPIEGNILPDFKDNKGHKIEVIMG
- a CDS encoding carbohydrate ABC transporter permease, which gives rise to MLNNLSKPTKNKQKDRTPIKKVKPKMVIIYTLLILGLFVVMYPFAFMIMNSFKTGPEIMHQPNAFPTELSFRGYIGVFQTLNIPRLFANTIFVAGSITLLNTIFASMVAYGIVKCDIPEKEILTKIILASMMIPGILLLIPTYMMMYNWEWVNTYRVLIIPAAISAYNIFLMMQFMTQIEDAYLEAARIDGSSEWLVFWKVVLPMAKPALSTVAILTFMGAWNDFFGPLLYIRDESLMTLQLALFKFQSSIPGENLEQIWAATTLITLPVVIVFFFMQKNFIKAFTGVGLK